Within Odontesthes bonariensis isolate fOdoBon6 chromosome 16, fOdoBon6.hap1, whole genome shotgun sequence, the genomic segment GAAACAGATTTAATATAGTGCTGTCATGTTTAAGAATTGTGTAATTAAAAGACTTTACAGCAGCTATTAAAGAAGCTTGAATTCATAATCAGCTTAAATGAATTTAATACAACATACTGTATATGgttcaaataaaaatcacaatTAAATACCTCAGAATTAAATGGTTTAATAAGCCTCAATTACAAATGAGCACACAGGAGACTTGTGAGTTGGAGCCCAGTTATGAAAGCATCAAACCCTCTGTAACTTATTTTAAGTGATAACCAAATCAGCCATTTTGCACTGTGACATTTAAACAAGGCAAAAATGGATTGTGAATGAATGCATAGTAAATTTATTAAATGAATAGCTCAAAGGGAAACTCTGGTACATTCCACACTGTTGATATGCAAGATAGTGATAATGAGGCAGTAGCTAAATCATATTCAGAACCAGCATGTGCATCATTAAACACTGAATATTGTACAGTTATGACTTTGTAAACATAACTGTCATTGCTCTTAATTATTCAAGAAATGTCATACATCCAAATGAGCACCAGCCAAGCCCCACAGAAAGGATGAAGTAAGAGATACAATccacaaaaggaaaatgaaCAACAAAGCTAAGAGAATCATCTGAGAGGATGGCGTGTGGAGCAGACCAAAGCTCAATATATGGTGTGAATTATCTTCATCTCTCTGTCTGTTGTTCATGCATAACAGTGATGAGAAACAATTGTCTGTTATTCAACACACAAAAGAATAGCAGATGATCCGGTTTCAAAAGTTgccgtttcatgaaggaagaattTTAATCGTTGACTGTCCATCTCGTAGCCAGACGATGGAGGGGAATAGGACAGATGTGTTGCTCTTAGCGAACTCCTTTTCTGCCCAGGAACCGCAACACTGCATAGTTGTAGGTGGTGGCAACGAGAAACAGAAACTGCAAAGGCACATATGAATGTAGAAGGGTTGAATAGAAAGTAAATCGTATGACAACTGTAATTCAACTGTATTATTCATTAATAATATACACAGCACGGGAAAAAAGACAGTAAATACTCATCTTACTCCATGATAAGTTAAACAAACGTATTTAGTCATGCAAGTAGTTTTGGTTTAGAATAATCTGCATGTTGCAAATTGAATCTAGTAGATATCTGCTCAAGAAAAACGAGGTGATTGGAGATTTGTTTGTGACACCCACAGCACTGAAACCCTTTGACAGTGTCCGTGTTACTCCAAATAAACCACATTCTGTACTTGAACAGCAATAGTTCCAATGAAAACAGCGTTCACTGACATGTTTGCTTATTCTAGACTAAAACTGACACTGTTCAGGTTGAAAAATGTCTTAACAACCACAAACTAAACTTCAATCCTTCCATTATATAGAGGGGGTAAATAAAACCAAAAGCATCTGCATGGTCGAATACCACAGCAtagtcatttttttcaaattttgacAAATGGATATTTATCTTTGCATAATTTGATCTATTAACACAAAAAGATAAATGACAGTTGAGAATGCAAACAGCCAAAACAATTACTCACCAGTGCCAAGAGAGTTATCCCTGCACCAGCAAAGGCAGCTATGTACAAATCGTAGGTGACATAGAACTGTGAGACATAACAAACACAGGTTAGTTTTATATATACTTTGAATAAGTAAATCGATTTATTGTATTTTGGCATCATTCTCCTCTGTAGAAGTGATGacttacacacacattcagtacAAACATTGATGATATAGATTTGAATGATTTTAATGTGGCGGTGCACACAGTGCGTTAAAAGAAATCCTGGATTCATCAACTCACTTCGCTGACTTTACAAATAGATGCTAAGGTCATTCCACAGGCCTTGCCCGGCATTGCATTCCAAGGAAGCAGACCTGAAATGAAGAAATCACCTAAGTTTGGGACTTCTCATCAATGCTAATTAATGACGAGTTATGATGCATGTAAGTTCCTCCTTTCATGCAGCTTATCAGGGAAACAGCAGTAAAGAAATTCAGATGAAGTTGGAGATATTTCTTTAATTTCAGAGCTAATTCATCCATCAGTCTTGCAGTCACTCCCCGCTGATTAATTAATTGCTCTCAAGGATGTATTAACATTCTCATCAGGGGGACATGTGGTCGATCATTCTAAGAACATCTCACCATACTGCCTGGCGTCCATGCAAATCCAGCCGTGCTGATTAATGCTGGGGGTAGTTTCGGCCAGGATGTTGATGGTGTGGCAGGTCTGCTCCATGTTGAACAGGAAGAAGACTGGAATAGCACTGAAGGCAAACACTCCCAGCCAGATGAAGGCCAAGATGTATGTCACTATGATGAACtgttaaaaaagaaaggttACAGAACTGTAGCCTAAGTGCTCAGGTGTCAGTGTGATAAATGTGATCTCATTAAATCAGCTATAAACTATCATTTAAGATTCTGGGGGAAAATTACAGAAACAAAGAACATTTAATTGAGCTAAGTGGCTAAACAAAACCCAGCATTCAGCATCTCAACAATGACCTGACATCATCTCACCCCTCCCTCATTATCTCCTCCCTCCCCGCCTCCCCCAAACATGTTCTCACCGTCAGGCTGAGGCAGCGGCCACACTGGGTACTCCTGAACTCGCCAAAGGTCTGCTTGACTGCACTGGTAGTGTAGAAACCCTCGGCCAAAAGTAGGATACCATAGAGGAAGAAGAATGATGCCAGACCATAGATCACGTACTGGAAGTATCTGATACTGGAACAGTCAGAGTCAAGTCAGAGAAGACAGTCAAACAGTGAAACAAACCAATTCCTGAGAGGtaaaaaggatgaaaaaaaaatcatcaatgAATTTATAGAAGCGACACTCACAAAGAGGCCATGACTGCATAGTCCTGAATGTTGCGGGCAAAGTAAGTCTCGACGAGGACTTCAGTCTGGGACAGCGCTTCGTGCCCACAGCCACAAAATAATGCCATGCCAGCATAGCATAGCAAGGTGGCCACCAGGGATGGGTAGGGCACTGCCCCAATGCACCGGATACAGCAATCATAGCAACCTGAGGGGGCATAATATATCAGCACACAGGCGGCACACACCGCACATATAACCACACAGCACATCTATGCCACGGTGGGAGACTCTTTCACACTGTGGGGGAGCTATGAAAAAGGCCTCGGTCTGTCTGCAAATCCATGAGCACACACCAAAACCCCACTGGCAGGCAAGAAAGCAACAGAAGAAAAAATTAGCAGTGAAAAACAAGAGTTCAAGCAGCGATTCCGAGTAAAGCGTCCACACAAAAGCAGAAACCTCTGATTTCACAACAATCTCAAGCACTTCTTCCAGTGTAAGCGGCAGTGTTGAAGCAGGTAGCAAATATCCGAAGTGTTAATAAATGCATTGCCAAAATGGGATAGAGGAAAGCACCTAAGGCTTTGCAAAGCCAAGGCTGCCTGACCGGAAACATTTAAGGCCTCTGATGCTGTATTCCACAACGAAAAAGATCCCAGTGCCAAGCAGTGATGTACAGTGCTGCCTACAAGGTATTGCTACTGTACAATGAGTCTCTCTGCGCTGACTTCATCCGTATGTGAAAGCTCTTCTGCTTGTGCCAACACCTCACAGCTTAGCTATTACTACATCTGGTCCAGCCCTCTATCCCCAGTGGTCACAGGCGTCACCAGGCCACTTAGGGATGGTGGTGAAAAACTGGCTTCAGGGGCCTGAAGAAAGAGCTTCTCTTTGTGGCTGCAGATACAATATCAGTTGTGTTTGCTGTCATCAGGGAGGAACAAAGGGCAGTGATGTCAAATAAACAAAGACCATCACAACTGACACACACTACAGACACAGTGTAGTATGTGGTGGCTGAGGGGGTCTGAGGGGGTCTGATGGGGTCATCCCAACACCACTGGCAATGTCACTACTCAGACCACCCTCCTTCCACAGCTGGCTGAGACTGGTACCATGGCACTGAGTGTCAATGCTGGCAGAGGCAGGGTTCAAGTGTTTAAACAGTGGGCGGAAGCAAATTGAATGGAGGGGGTGCAATTACAATATGTTCACAACAACAGCAACCACAATTAAAATAGTTTTTTGCTAATTCTGAAATCCTTAGATCACGCAAACTACTTTTCCCTCAATTTCAAACAGTGTCTGTCATGTTGCAGTTAGGGTGAAGAGAGGCTCTAAGTTGAACAAACGGCTTCCAAAGCTTAAATCGTAACAACAGGAAGTTAAAGGAAAATAATAATGTTTGCAGACACCCACACTTCAGCTGTAACCTGCTGCAGCAGTGGTTGTAGTGATGGAGGGACAAATGCCAAGACAACCTCCGTTTGAATTCGCTGCAAAAAGTTATGAGTACAATTACAGTAGCTGGAAGGCAAGTTATAGATACTCCAAAGCTGCTGAAAAACCTGCGGAAGCACACAAGTTGATTCTACGTCAGGATAAAGGGGGTTAGCAGGAGTTGTTTGGGTTCACAGTCTTCATGGAAATGAGCTAATTCTACCCATGAGACATGTGGCAGTATCTGACCTCTTTCACATGAGTGACCTGGCATGGCCTTGGCATGATGAGAGTTTTTGCCCATCTCCCTCAGCCACTCTGGTTCCAATTTGGAAAATTGTCAAAAGAGGTTATGGGCCGCAACAAGGACTTCTTTCCATACCAAAAAGCAATTCTAGCTGAGCCCATCGGATGCTTTCTTTCCAGTCCTCTGAAAACATCTTTGCATACTAAATAATCTTATGTTAGGAGCTAGGTGAATCAGGCATAAATCAACAGGTCATTTAGATTTTGAATTGccttaaaaataaatcaaaacacaGGGCTAATTTGCACCAAACATTGACTGAGGGTATTATCATGTCTAAGCATAGAGAGGGTTTATCAAAAGGCAACATTAGTAAGTTATTGAAAGCCACAGTTTTTCAAATCACATTAATAAGAATCGATAACAGCTATTAAATATTCTGTGCACTCACCCATGTCCAGAAATAAGTGTGGGGATATTGAAGTTTAGCTGGGTAGCTTTGTGACTGTGATATGAGGATATGAGAAGTTATTCCCCGCCACCCCTATATGAATCTGACTCGCGCTTTTGTCTCATCAACAATAGATAGACCACATCTCCCCGAGTCACATCTTAAAGTCACAAAGTCCCATTTCAGCTGCCAGTCATTATTTATGGAGCCACTGGTTCTGAATTGGGGACAAGGAG encodes:
- the plp1b gene encoding proteolipid protein 1b isoform X1 → MFPVRQPWLCKALGCYDCCIRCIGAVPYPSLVATLLCYAGMALFCGCGHEALSQTEVLVETYFARNIQDYAVMASFIRYFQYVIYGLASFFFLYGILLLAEGFYTTSAVKQTFGEFRSTQCGRCLSLTFIIVTYILAFIWLGVFAFSAIPVFFLFNMEQTCHTINILAETTPSINQHGWICMDARQYGLLPWNAMPGKACGMTLASICKVSEFYVTYDLYIAAFAGAGITLLALFLFLVATTYNYAVLRFLGRKGVR
- the plp1b gene encoding proteolipid protein 1b isoform X2 encodes the protein MGCYDCCIRCIGAVPYPSLVATLLCYAGMALFCGCGHEALSQTEVLVETYFARNIQDYAVMASFIRYFQYVIYGLASFFFLYGILLLAEGFYTTSAVKQTFGEFRSTQCGRCLSLTFIIVTYILAFIWLGVFAFSAIPVFFLFNMEQTCHTINILAETTPSINQHGWICMDARQYGLLPWNAMPGKACGMTLASICKVSEFYVTYDLYIAAFAGAGITLLALFLFLVATTYNYAVLRFLGRKGVR